From a region of the Methylomonas rapida genome:
- a CDS encoding AAA family ATPase — translation MKTLRKVKIEGFKSIASAELKLGDLNVVIGANGSGKSNLIGVFRLLERVLSHNLQVYVASEPDRFLHHGRKITPALALDFALDQNSYGFRLKAAQDSLIFESERVEYSGFWNYGEPIARGHKESKLEEAAKTYHNKIPQYVFPKVRNLVVYHFHDTSDTSPAKQTCDVSDNRAFRPDAANLPAYLYWLQEKHPVQFRHIEEHIRLVAPFFDRFELAPSRLNEQKIKLEWRQKGSDAYFDAYSLSDGTIRFICLATLLLQPSPPALILMDEPELGLHPFAIRILAEMIEAASKRVQVILATQSVTLLNNFEPKSVIVAENDGLKTTFNRLDEEKLKHWLDEFSIGELWEKNVLGGRP, via the coding sequence ATGAAAACCTTACGCAAGGTCAAAATCGAGGGCTTCAAATCCATCGCCAGCGCGGAGCTGAAGTTGGGTGATCTCAATGTGGTCATCGGTGCGAATGGCTCAGGGAAATCGAATCTGATCGGCGTGTTCCGCCTCCTTGAGCGCGTGCTGTCGCACAACCTGCAAGTGTATGTGGCGAGCGAGCCGGATCGGTTTTTACACCACGGGCGCAAAATCACGCCCGCGCTGGCACTCGATTTTGCCCTTGACCAGAACTCCTATGGCTTCAGGCTCAAGGCCGCACAGGACTCGCTAATCTTTGAGTCCGAGCGCGTGGAATACAGCGGTTTTTGGAACTATGGCGAGCCAATTGCTAGAGGGCACAAGGAAAGCAAACTCGAGGAAGCGGCAAAGACGTACCACAACAAGATTCCCCAATATGTATTCCCCAAGGTGCGCAATCTGGTCGTGTATCACTTCCATGACACGTCGGACACCTCTCCGGCCAAACAAACCTGTGACGTGTCGGACAATCGTGCGTTCCGCCCTGATGCGGCGAATTTACCCGCCTACCTGTACTGGTTGCAGGAGAAACACCCAGTGCAGTTCCGCCACATCGAAGAGCATATTCGGTTAGTGGCCCCGTTCTTTGATCGTTTCGAGCTAGCGCCTTCGCGCCTGAACGAACAGAAAATCAAGCTTGAATGGCGACAAAAAGGCTCGGATGCCTATTTCGACGCCTATTCGCTGTCGGACGGGACCATCCGCTTTATTTGTCTGGCAACCTTGTTGTTACAACCCAGCCCGCCTGCACTGATTTTGATGGATGAGCCCGAGCTTGGTCTGCATCCGTTTGCCATTCGCATCCTGGCCGAAATGATCGAGGCCGCGTCAAAGCGCGTACAGGTAATTCTGGCAACGCAATCAGTCACGTTGCTGAACAACTTCGAGCCCAAAAGCGTGATTGTGGCCGAAAACGATGGCCTCAAGACCACGTTTAATCGGCTGGACGAGGAGAAGCTCAAGCACTGGCTGGATGAATTCAGCATCGGCGAACTGTGGGAGAAGAATGTGTTGGGAGGCCGCCCATGA
- a CDS encoding DUF4276 family protein, with protein MTRLLMLVEGQSEEIFVNRTLKPYLAERGVFIEGPIVLWTKRLPSGGGYRGGVTSWKKIQDSLLPLTRDGNAWVTTLLDFYGLPEDVPGYQEARGSGNPRDNVVAVQERLSAEINHPRFIPFLALHEFEAWIFCAPDVVATHFNRAILAQKVQQAIAQAGEPELINHGETTHPKARLNSMVGGYKETSDGPTLMDKIGIPAIRAACPHFAGWLDLLEALAQEI; from the coding sequence ATGACTCGGCTTCTGATGCTGGTAGAAGGCCAGTCGGAGGAGATTTTTGTTAATCGAACCTTGAAGCCTTACCTTGCGGAGCGGGGTGTCTTTATCGAAGGGCCGATTGTGTTGTGGACTAAGCGTCTGCCGAGTGGCGGCGGTTATCGCGGCGGCGTAACTAGCTGGAAAAAGATTCAAGACAGTCTGCTACCACTGACCCGGGATGGCAACGCTTGGGTTACAACGCTGCTCGATTTCTACGGTTTGCCGGAGGATGTACCCGGCTATCAGGAAGCGCGCGGCTCGGGGAATCCTCGCGACAATGTAGTTGCAGTTCAAGAACGGTTGAGCGCTGAGATCAACCACCCAAGGTTTATTCCCTTTCTGGCCCTGCATGAATTTGAAGCATGGATTTTTTGTGCCCCAGACGTCGTAGCCACGCATTTTAACCGGGCAATCCTGGCGCAAAAAGTACAGCAGGCAATAGCCCAAGCCGGCGAACCAGAACTTATAAATCACGGGGAAACCACTCATCCCAAAGCGCGTTTGAATTCGATGGTGGGAGGTTACAAGGAAACCTCAGACGGCCCCACTTTGATGGACAAAATCGGTATCCCTGCCATTCGTGCAGCCTGTCCACATTTTGCTGGTTGGCTAGATCTGCTCGAAGCACTAGCTCAGGAGATTTGA
- a CDS encoding DEAD/DEAH box helicase yields the protein MLADIGIGFAPGDRITHYEFGQGVVLDPARDGYLRAFFGVGERRVPVGAVRRQLSRTESILRAVDGGIERARKAWLSYEAHALPVMESASSLTSAKIDLLPHQVVLTHRIATASPRRYLIADEVGLGKTIETALILRELASRGELNRALMVVPAGLVNNWHRELNEVFNLDFEVFGSEGDITDRKTNAFAKHDRLIASIDTLKRPARIKRMLDAPRWDLVVFDEAHHLTAHRTGGKVRKTENYKLAEALKDHSRDLLLLSATPHQGNHFQFWMLAQLLNSTLFDSPEEMLDNRHRLNTVMFRRTKADACQPDGSPLFARRWVHTESFLMNPEERLFYEKLREYLEDGFDLARRQGNKGRALGFLMAIFQKIAASSFAAVRRTLKRRLLMLTLHEAFLRDKELDIEGRERLTEEARELIHEQYRLTYDSIGRSEVDRVLADLKYRLVKRLDEEALELASDPYGSEYSASHAEEAASAVVEIHLPEERLRIGDLLKVFPQQRETKAQKLLDGLGYLWRQNSSEKIVIFATYLGTVDLIAGEIERAYPGQGVVVLRGGDHGAKLAAERKFRLKDGPRVLVCTAAGREGLNLQFARILFNFDLPWNPMDVEQRIGRIHRYGQNHTAQVYNLVLSDTIEGRIFLMLDEKLTEIAKTVGKVDDQGNVAEDLRAQILGQLSERLNYDRLYQEALSDPELKRTQVELEAALSNSREARQVVFDLFQDLEGFSLDDYKPFSDVSSSLDRLVRFLSAAVVDRQQRLVKIDNETYDLVTVDGARRARFTLSRNTATSSDNVELMGLDHPLIQEELGRWRSVPPEDIGIAVSGDVDAPVLLSLWIVEASAGNGERRVVVQPIAVKQDGTRVPVVERQAEQYLQAPATSPRFAPEQRQELFSHVVEPTLQRELKHKGAANGDGSYSAELIGYVEIINQVD from the coding sequence ATGCTGGCAGATATCGGCATCGGCTTCGCTCCAGGCGACCGAATCACCCACTACGAATTCGGCCAAGGCGTCGTTCTTGACCCGGCGCGAGATGGCTACTTGCGCGCCTTCTTCGGCGTGGGTGAGCGCCGTGTGCCAGTTGGCGCGGTACGTCGCCAGCTATCGCGCACCGAGAGCATTCTGCGAGCAGTGGATGGAGGAATTGAACGAGCACGCAAGGCATGGCTATCTTACGAGGCTCATGCGCTGCCTGTGATGGAAAGCGCATCGTCGCTGACCTCCGCCAAAATCGACTTGCTGCCGCATCAGGTGGTGCTAACCCATCGCATTGCCACCGCATCTCCTCGGCGCTATCTGATTGCCGACGAGGTGGGTTTGGGCAAGACCATCGAAACTGCGCTGATCTTGCGCGAGCTGGCTAGCCGTGGCGAGTTGAACCGCGCACTGATGGTGGTGCCTGCCGGTCTGGTGAATAACTGGCACCGCGAACTGAACGAAGTGTTTAACCTCGATTTCGAGGTGTTCGGCTCTGAGGGCGACATCACCGACCGCAAGACCAATGCTTTTGCTAAGCACGACCGGCTGATCGCAAGCATCGACACGCTTAAAAGACCAGCGCGGATTAAGCGTATGCTGGATGCACCACGCTGGGATTTGGTGGTCTTCGACGAGGCACACCACCTGACCGCCCATCGAACTGGTGGCAAGGTCAGGAAGACAGAGAACTATAAGCTAGCTGAAGCTCTAAAGGATCATTCGCGTGACCTGCTGCTACTGTCTGCCACTCCTCACCAAGGCAATCATTTCCAGTTTTGGATGCTGGCTCAATTGCTGAACTCCACATTGTTTGATAGTCCCGAAGAAATGCTGGACAACCGTCATCGCCTGAACACGGTGATGTTTCGGCGCACTAAAGCCGACGCTTGTCAGCCTGATGGTTCACCGCTATTTGCACGTCGCTGGGTACATACAGAGTCCTTTCTGATGAATCCAGAAGAGAGACTGTTTTATGAAAAGCTGCGCGAATATTTAGAAGACGGCTTCGATCTCGCTCGCCGACAAGGTAATAAAGGGCGTGCACTTGGTTTCCTTATGGCGATTTTTCAGAAGATCGCTGCATCAAGCTTTGCTGCTGTTCGGCGGACATTGAAGCGCCGTTTGTTGATGCTAACACTGCATGAGGCCTTTCTGCGTGATAAGGAACTTGATATCGAAGGCAGGGAGCGCCTAACTGAGGAAGCTCGAGAGCTAATCCATGAACAATACAGATTAACTTATGACAGTATTGGACGTAGCGAAGTTGATCGTGTGCTCGCAGACCTTAAGTACCGTTTGGTCAAACGATTAGACGAGGAAGCATTGGAATTGGCATCAGATCCATATGGCAGCGAATATTCTGCAAGCCATGCAGAAGAGGCTGCTTCTGCAGTCGTGGAAATCCATTTGCCAGAAGAGCGCTTACGGATTGGTGACCTATTAAAGGTATTTCCACAGCAACGGGAAACCAAGGCGCAGAAGTTGCTAGATGGCTTGGGTTATCTGTGGCGACAAAATTCAAGCGAGAAGATCGTCATCTTCGCCACCTACCTCGGCACGGTCGACCTTATTGCTGGAGAGATTGAGCGGGCATATCCCGGCCAGGGTGTAGTGGTTCTGCGTGGCGGTGATCACGGTGCCAAGCTGGCGGCTGAACGCAAATTCCGCCTAAAAGACGGGCCTCGTGTTCTGGTGTGTACAGCAGCTGGCCGCGAAGGCTTAAACCTGCAATTTGCACGAATCCTGTTCAATTTCGATTTACCGTGGAATCCGATGGATGTGGAACAACGCATCGGGCGTATCCACCGCTATGGACAGAATCACACTGCCCAGGTGTACAACCTCGTATTGTCTGACACCATCGAAGGGCGAATTTTCCTGATGCTGGATGAGAAGCTGACGGAAATTGCCAAGACGGTCGGCAAGGTCGATGACCAAGGCAACGTCGCTGAAGACCTGCGTGCACAGATTCTTGGTCAGCTATCTGAGCGGCTCAATTATGATCGCTTGTACCAGGAGGCGTTGTCCGACCCTGAATTGAAACGCACACAGGTGGAGTTGGAAGCGGCGCTCTCGAATTCACGCGAAGCGCGGCAGGTGGTGTTCGATCTGTTCCAAGACCTCGAAGGCTTCAGTCTCGATGACTATAAGCCTTTTTCCGACGTGTCATCCAGTTTGGATCGGCTAGTACGTTTCCTGTCGGCAGCGGTAGTGGATCGTCAGCAGCGCTTGGTCAAGATCGACAACGAAACCTACGACCTCGTGACTGTTGATGGCGCACGTCGGGCACGATTTACCTTGAGCCGCAATACGGCTACAAGCAGTGATAACGTGGAACTGATGGGCCTGGATCATCCACTGATACAGGAAGAGCTAGGACGCTGGCGCAGCGTTCCGCCTGAGGATATTGGAATTGCGGTTTCAGGGGACGTAGACGCGCCAGTTCTGCTTTCTCTCTGGATTGTTGAGGCGTCCGCAGGCAACGGCGAACGCCGTGTCGTCGTTCAACCCATTGCCGTCAAGCAGGATGGTACACGGGTTCCGGTAGTCGAGCGTCAGGCTGAGCAATACCTACAGGCACCAGCAACGTCTCCGAGGTTTGCGCCAGAACAACGGCAGGAACTGTTCTCGCATGTGGTTGAGCCGACACTGCAGCGGGAACTGAAGCACAAGGGCGCAGCGAATGGGGATGGCAGCTATTCGGCGGAGCTGATCGGCTATGTAGAGATTATTAATCAGGTGGATTGA